One region of Luteolibacter yonseiensis genomic DNA includes:
- a CDS encoding ATP-binding cassette domain-containing protein — MSYLEIKDLQTHFTQRTGTFFSPGKHVVRAVDGVTLNLEKGEILGLVGESGCGKSTFSRTIMQLIASTSGTVILDGENLSNLPPAEVRRRRLDFQMVFQDPYASLNPRMTIFSTLAEAVRQRHPQLKGDALFSRVETLMATVGLDAKVMRKYPHEFSGGQRQRIAIARALAPEPKLIIADEPVSALDVSIQSQILNLIKKLQKELDLTMIFISHDLGVVHYIADRIAVMYKGKIVESGPAGEVFHNPQADYTKRLLASIPKLAAV, encoded by the coding sequence GTGTCGTATCTGGAAATCAAAGACCTCCAAACCCATTTCACCCAACGCACCGGGACTTTTTTCTCGCCCGGCAAGCACGTCGTCCGCGCGGTGGATGGAGTAACGCTGAACCTTGAAAAGGGAGAAATCCTCGGCCTTGTCGGTGAGTCGGGTTGCGGAAAATCGACATTTTCGCGCACCATCATGCAGTTGATCGCTTCGACATCGGGCACGGTGATCCTCGATGGGGAAAACTTGTCCAATCTCCCTCCTGCGGAAGTGCGGCGGCGGCGGCTGGATTTTCAGATGGTTTTCCAAGACCCCTACGCATCCCTGAATCCACGGATGACGATTTTCTCCACGCTTGCCGAGGCCGTCCGCCAGCGTCACCCCCAGCTCAAGGGCGACGCTCTTTTCAGCCGGGTGGAGACGCTCATGGCCACCGTAGGGCTCGACGCCAAGGTGATGCGGAAATACCCGCACGAATTCTCCGGCGGCCAGCGCCAGCGCATCGCCATCGCCCGCGCCCTTGCTCCGGAACCGAAGCTCATCATCGCGGACGAGCCGGTTTCCGCGCTGGATGTTTCCATCCAGTCCCAGATCCTCAATCTCATCAAGAAACTGCAGAAAGAGCTCGATCTCACCATGATTTTCATTTCCCACGACCTCGGCGTGGTCCACTACATCGCGGACCGCATCGCCGTGATGTACAAGGGAAAGATCGTCGAGTCCGGCCCCGCCGGAGAGGTTTTCCACAACCCGCAGGCGGATTACACGAAGCGGCTGCTGGCCTCGATCCCGAAGCTGGCGGCGGTGTAG
- a CDS encoding GspE/PulE family protein — MTQLLIEPARRTGCDDIPALTEVLRTASQRQRSPIDDVLDANVVDEEKYMRELAFDLGIEWLDSIPNPEVPLPLREACGPRLALRHRLLPVEISGEEGHKRLKVCTFDPFNLVARQAAAQELALPIDWCMASRKRLYEALRRLYGVGADTFEQILEGRDFDYDQIENGEDEANVIDNDDDEEASVVKFVNQILREALDQRATDIHVEPLATNLRIRYRIDGRLIEVAVPENIKALQSSVIARLKIMARLDIAERRVPQDGRINLQFEGATIDVRVATVPTVEGESVSLRLLNQEKFNIAKLGMESFVLKKIESILHLPNGIILITGPTGSGKSTSLYSFLTEVNHPERRIVTVEDPVENKLTGVMQIAVKNEIGLTFATALRSILRADPNIVMIGEIRDLETAEIAIRASLTGHLVFSTLHTNDAMGGISRLVDMGVEPFLVSAAVRAFLAQRLVRKLCPACKVPREVSEQDRRDLGIPLHITGQPYSPKGCDRCRNTGFAGRLAIYEVILLTPPMQELVAHRAQAVELRAQAVRDGYVPMREYGWHKVMKGETTIEEVISVTSSDIGGAE, encoded by the coding sequence ATGACCCAGCTTTTGATCGAACCTGCCCGCCGCACCGGATGCGACGACATCCCCGCGCTTACCGAAGTACTGCGCACCGCCTCCCAACGGCAACGCTCGCCCATTGATGATGTGCTGGATGCGAACGTGGTGGATGAGGAAAAGTACATGCGCGAGCTGGCTTTCGATCTCGGCATCGAGTGGTTGGACAGCATCCCGAATCCGGAAGTACCACTCCCACTGCGTGAGGCTTGCGGGCCCCGGCTGGCACTGCGGCACAGGCTTCTGCCGGTGGAAATTTCCGGCGAAGAAGGTCACAAGCGGCTGAAGGTCTGCACGTTCGACCCTTTCAATCTCGTCGCCCGCCAAGCGGCGGCCCAAGAGCTTGCACTGCCCATCGACTGGTGCATGGCGTCCCGCAAACGGCTCTACGAAGCGCTCCGCCGCTTGTACGGTGTGGGTGCCGACACTTTCGAGCAGATCCTGGAAGGCCGGGATTTCGACTACGACCAGATCGAAAACGGCGAGGATGAGGCCAACGTCATCGACAATGACGACGACGAGGAAGCCTCGGTTGTGAAGTTCGTGAACCAGATCCTCCGTGAGGCTCTGGACCAGCGGGCGACGGATATCCACGTCGAGCCGCTTGCGACGAATCTCCGCATCCGTTACCGGATCGACGGTCGTTTGATCGAGGTCGCCGTGCCGGAAAACATCAAGGCGTTGCAAAGCTCGGTCATCGCCCGTTTGAAAATCATGGCCCGCCTCGACATCGCCGAGCGCCGGGTGCCGCAGGACGGACGGATCAACCTCCAGTTCGAGGGCGCGACCATCGACGTCCGCGTCGCCACCGTGCCGACCGTCGAGGGCGAGAGCGTCTCCCTGCGTCTCCTCAACCAGGAAAAATTCAACATCGCCAAGCTCGGCATGGAATCGTTCGTCCTGAAAAAGATCGAATCCATCCTACACCTGCCGAACGGCATCATCCTGATCACCGGTCCGACCGGATCGGGTAAATCGACCTCGCTGTATTCCTTCCTCACCGAAGTGAACCACCCGGAGCGGCGGATCGTCACCGTGGAAGACCCGGTGGAAAACAAGCTCACCGGCGTCATGCAGATCGCCGTGAAGAACGAGATCGGCCTGACCTTCGCCACCGCGCTGCGTTCCATCCTGCGGGCGGACCCGAACATCGTGATGATCGGGGAAATCCGGGACCTCGAGACCGCGGAGATCGCCATCCGCGCCTCGCTCACCGGTCACTTGGTTTTCTCCACGCTGCACACGAACGACGCGATGGGCGGCATCAGCCGTCTGGTGGACATGGGGGTGGAACCCTTCCTCGTCTCCGCCGCGGTGCGTGCGTTCCTCGCCCAGCGTCTCGTTAGAAAACTCTGCCCTGCGTGCAAGGTTCCGCGCGAGGTGAGCGAGCAGGACCGCCGCGATCTCGGCATCCCGCTGCACATCACCGGACAACCTTACTCGCCGAAAGGTTGCGACCGCTGCCGGAATACCGGATTCGCCGGACGACTCGCCATTTACGAAGTCATCCTTCTGACTCCGCCGATGCAGGAGCTGGTCGCCCATCGCGCCCAGGCAGTCGAACTCCGAGCCCAGGCGGTGCGTGATGGCTACGTCCCCATGCGCGAATACGGCTGGCACAAGGTGATGAAGGGTGAGACGACCATCGAGGAGGTCATTTCCGTCACCTCCTCCG
- a CDS encoding 5-oxoprolinase subunit PxpA, which translates to MTVMRWIDLNADLGEGGSEDEALIGLVSSANIACGGHAGDEETMRRSIRWAKEAGVAIGAHPGYKDPEHFGRRAMVLPLENITELVAEQVGKLAALAAEEGAELHHVKPHGALYHQAGRDAALAAAVVEGILKVSPGLILFAQPGSELAQAAERAGVKICTEGFADRRYRDDGTLMPRGEPGAVIKEVNEAVEQAMALVSEGRMQTLCIHGDGTTAAGILSELRRTLEAAGVTVRPAVR; encoded by the coding sequence ATGACGGTCATGCGATGGATCGACTTGAATGCGGATCTTGGGGAAGGTGGTTCCGAGGATGAGGCGCTGATCGGCTTGGTCAGCTCCGCGAACATCGCCTGTGGCGGTCACGCGGGTGATGAGGAAACGATGCGGCGCTCGATCCGGTGGGCGAAGGAAGCGGGAGTCGCGATCGGTGCCCACCCGGGTTACAAGGACCCCGAGCATTTCGGACGGAGGGCGATGGTCCTGCCATTGGAGAATATCACGGAACTGGTGGCGGAGCAGGTGGGGAAACTCGCCGCCCTCGCCGCCGAGGAGGGAGCCGAACTCCACCATGTGAAACCACACGGAGCGCTCTACCACCAGGCAGGCCGTGACGCGGCGCTGGCCGCGGCGGTGGTGGAGGGAATCCTCAAGGTGTCGCCGGGGTTGATCCTGTTCGCCCAGCCGGGAAGCGAGCTTGCGCAGGCCGCTGAGCGGGCAGGCGTGAAAATTTGTACCGAAGGATTCGCCGACCGCCGTTACCGCGACGACGGCACGCTGATGCCCCGTGGCGAACCGGGTGCGGTGATCAAGGAGGTGAACGAAGCGGTGGAGCAGGCGATGGCGCTTGTTTCCGAAGGACGCATGCAGACGCTCTGTATCCATGGCGATGGTACGACGGCTGCGGGGATTCTGAGCGAGCTCCGCAGGACGTTGGAGGCCGCGGGGGTTACCGTGCGACCTGCTGTCAGGTAA
- a CDS encoding murein L,D-transpeptidase, producing the protein MKPFVILTLSGLLSLASCEEKQPTPVIDHTIPAGPRRAAAAAANVSPGLKRDLAAVGLEFGAPVFLRALKRERVLELFVLNRSTEKYDLFRSYHIAGTSGDLGPKLAEGDGQVPEGFYFVPPAAMKPDSQYHLAFNIGFPNSYDAALDRTGSAIMIHGNSISIGCLAMTDEKIEEIYTLCSAAHQGGLPFFRVHIFPFRMTEEAMAASAASPHAEFWKNLKEGYDLFEKNHIPPDVTAADGKYRFE; encoded by the coding sequence ATGAAACCATTCGTCATCCTCACACTGTCCGGCCTGCTTTCGCTGGCTTCGTGCGAGGAAAAGCAACCCACTCCCGTGATCGACCACACCATTCCCGCCGGACCCCGGCGAGCCGCCGCCGCCGCTGCCAATGTGAGTCCGGGACTGAAGCGCGATCTTGCGGCCGTCGGTCTGGAATTCGGCGCTCCGGTGTTTCTCCGCGCGCTCAAGCGGGAGCGGGTGCTCGAGCTCTTCGTCCTGAATCGGTCGACGGAAAAATACGATCTCTTCCGCAGCTATCACATCGCCGGGACCTCCGGCGACCTCGGTCCGAAGCTTGCGGAGGGCGATGGCCAGGTGCCGGAAGGATTTTATTTCGTCCCGCCCGCCGCGATGAAGCCGGACAGCCAGTACCATCTCGCATTCAACATCGGATTTCCCAACAGCTATGATGCCGCCCTCGACCGCACGGGAAGCGCCATCATGATCCATGGCAACAGCATTTCCATCGGCTGCCTCGCGATGACGGATGAGAAGATCGAGGAGATCTACACCCTGTGTTCCGCCGCCCATCAAGGCGGGCTGCCGTTTTTCCGGGTGCACATCTTCCCCTTCCGCATGACGGAGGAAGCGATGGCGGCATCCGCGGCCAGCCCGCATGCGGAGTTCTGGAAAAATCTCAAGGAAGGTTATGACCTCTTCGAGAAAAACCACATCCCGCCGGATGTCACGGCGGCTGATGGGAAATACCGGTTTGAATGA
- a CDS encoding MBL fold metallo-hydrolase — protein MNSSSAPGFGRRAFLGGIFAATAGGVVLGQDAKPAPKPKEHGNAIVYQFKIGEFDAWSISDGHMLFRGPLDLMWPREDQPQMKEWLESHGERMDGIPLYVNILVVRIGKEIALFDAGFGERDSTNIGWLQDGLKQAGIAPEQVTAGFLSHSHADHLAGFVAGGKPAFPNAAFYYLPEEYDFWHAKEPDFSKTKRNRAELPGMIREVCGQFDILKGVSQPAKAGTQFFNGAVTIEAAPGHTAGHAIFRIKSGNESLLHLMDLSHHHGFMFHNPNWYIAFDHDPMQSIDTRKKVFAQAAAERTRCYGFHVPWPGIGHVLPVGEGYLWHAERWSWGS, from the coding sequence ATGAACTCATCATCGGCACCGGGATTCGGACGGCGGGCATTTTTAGGCGGAATCTTCGCCGCCACGGCGGGTGGCGTGGTGCTGGGGCAGGATGCGAAGCCGGCGCCGAAGCCGAAGGAACATGGCAACGCAATCGTCTATCAATTCAAGATCGGTGAGTTCGACGCGTGGTCGATCAGCGATGGCCACATGCTTTTCCGCGGACCGCTCGATCTCATGTGGCCGCGCGAGGACCAGCCACAGATGAAGGAGTGGCTGGAAAGCCACGGCGAGCGGATGGATGGCATCCCGCTTTACGTGAACATCCTGGTGGTCCGGATCGGCAAGGAAATCGCTTTGTTCGACGCCGGGTTCGGCGAGCGGGACAGCACCAACATCGGCTGGTTGCAGGATGGCTTGAAACAAGCGGGTATCGCACCCGAGCAGGTGACGGCCGGATTCCTCAGCCACTCCCATGCGGACCACCTCGCCGGGTTTGTGGCGGGTGGGAAACCCGCCTTTCCGAACGCGGCCTTCTATTACCTGCCGGAGGAGTATGATTTCTGGCACGCGAAGGAGCCGGATTTTTCCAAGACCAAACGCAACCGCGCCGAGCTGCCGGGCATGATCAGGGAGGTCTGCGGCCAGTTCGACATTCTCAAGGGCGTGTCACAACCGGCCAAGGCGGGCACCCAGTTCTTCAACGGCGCGGTGACCATCGAGGCGGCCCCCGGACACACGGCGGGCCATGCGATCTTCCGCATCAAGTCCGGGAACGAATCGCTGCTGCATCTCATGGACCTCTCGCACCACCATGGGTTCATGTTCCACAATCCCAACTGGTACATCGCCTTCGACCACGACCCGATGCAGTCGATCGACACGCGGAAGAAAGTATTCGCCCAAGCCGCGGCCGAACGGACGAGATGTTATGGATTCCACGTGCCGTGGCCGGGGATCGGCCATGTGCTGCCGGTGGGAGAAGGCTACCTCTGGCATGCGGAACGATGGAGCTGGGGAAGCTGA
- the pxpB gene encoding 5-oxoprolinase subunit PxpB, translating into MEEMDSCTILRLPGIGKPTGPCKAADMTLKPLGDAAWLVEFPDLTGEAALARVTGLAVALRENKIGGVTDIVPSFASVAVHFDTVDGLAVREWIRTTEFTDKLSTGEEKLIPVRYGGEDGRDLAGVAAALGLSSDEVVSLHSGADYTVAAVGFSPGFPYLSGLPGRLRLPRLATPRQSVPAGSVAIAAGQAGIYPSISPGGWHLLGRTDVTLFDVHSPRPSFFLPGDRVRFCPVDRITPVKESTPTTGQRRMGTVEVIHPGGLTTVQNPGRPGHESSGVSPGGAVDRESLRMANLLVGNDESAACLECCVSGPILKFHEATAVALVSGNGRPRRVAAGETVDFSKPAGGVRSYLAIAGGICVPEILGSPATDVRAGFGGMMGRPLRAGDLLEIGTPGRIPRCGDWHVGRAADRKVIELGFLTGVQEDWFSAEARQRFRSEIYRLTPRSDRMGARLSGAGLELCEPREMISQPVACGSVQVPPDGQPIVLLAERQTIGGYPQIGHVISVDLPKLARAWPGTEVRFREVTWEEARQARELAEQDFKWLRTGIDLLA; encoded by the coding sequence ATGGAAGAAATGGACTCCTGCACCATCCTCCGGCTTCCCGGCATTGGCAAGCCCACAGGACCGTGCAAGGCTGCGGACATGACGCTCAAGCCCCTCGGCGATGCCGCATGGTTGGTGGAATTTCCCGATCTGACGGGCGAGGCGGCGCTTGCGCGGGTGACGGGGTTGGCCGTGGCCTTGCGAGAGAACAAGATCGGAGGAGTAACGGACATCGTTCCATCGTTCGCATCCGTCGCGGTGCACTTCGACACGGTGGACGGGCTGGCGGTTCGTGAATGGATCCGTACGACGGAATTCACGGACAAGCTTTCCACGGGCGAGGAGAAATTGATCCCGGTCCGGTACGGCGGTGAGGACGGGCGTGATCTGGCGGGTGTGGCGGCCGCTCTGGGTTTATCGTCGGACGAGGTGGTTTCGCTTCACAGCGGTGCGGATTACACGGTGGCGGCGGTGGGATTTTCCCCCGGATTTCCTTACCTGTCAGGCTTGCCCGGGCGGTTGCGGCTGCCACGGCTTGCGACGCCACGACAGAGCGTTCCCGCGGGATCGGTGGCCATCGCCGCGGGACAGGCAGGCATCTATCCATCCATCTCGCCCGGTGGCTGGCATTTGTTAGGCAGAACGGATGTGACGTTGTTTGACGTCCATTCGCCCCGTCCTTCATTTTTCCTGCCGGGGGACCGGGTGCGGTTTTGTCCGGTGGATCGGATCACTCCGGTGAAAGAGAGCACGCCGACGACGGGCCAAAGACGGATGGGGACGGTCGAGGTCATCCATCCCGGCGGACTGACAACCGTGCAGAATCCCGGCAGGCCGGGCCATGAATCGTCCGGCGTCAGTCCCGGCGGTGCCGTGGACCGCGAGTCGCTGCGCATGGCAAATCTCCTGGTGGGCAACGACGAGTCGGCGGCCTGTTTGGAATGCTGCGTGAGCGGACCGATTTTGAAATTTCACGAGGCAACGGCGGTCGCCCTGGTATCCGGCAACGGGCGGCCACGGCGCGTCGCTGCAGGAGAGACGGTGGATTTTTCCAAACCCGCCGGCGGCGTCCGCTCCTATCTCGCCATCGCCGGCGGGATATGCGTGCCTGAAATCCTGGGCAGTCCGGCGACCGATGTCAGGGCCGGATTCGGCGGAATGATGGGACGTCCGCTGCGTGCGGGGGATTTGTTGGAAATTGGAACACCGGGACGGATTCCCAGGTGCGGTGACTGGCATGTCGGGCGGGCCGCGGACAGGAAGGTGATCGAACTGGGATTTCTAACAGGAGTTCAGGAGGATTGGTTTTCCGCCGAGGCAAGACAGCGGTTCCGCTCGGAAATCTACCGGCTCACGCCGAGGTCGGACCGGATGGGCGCACGGTTGTCCGGTGCGGGGTTGGAGCTCTGCGAACCACGCGAGATGATTTCGCAGCCGGTGGCTTGCGGCTCGGTCCAGGTGCCGCCGGATGGACAGCCGATCGTCCTGTTGGCGGAGCGCCAGACCATCGGCGGGTACCCGCAGATCGGGCATGTGATCTCCGTGGATCTGCCGAAACTGGCGCGTGCGTGGCCTGGCACGGAAGTGAGATTCCGCGAAGTGACATGGGAGGAAGCCCGGCAGGCGCGCGAATTGGCGGAACAGGATTTCAAGTGGTTGCGGACTGGAATTGACCTGCTAGCATGA